A genomic window from Amia ocellicauda isolate fAmiCal2 chromosome 15, fAmiCal2.hap1, whole genome shotgun sequence includes:
- the LOC136771291 gene encoding prostaglandin E synthase, with amino-acid sequence MALDFSSEVFCCFAFYAMLLLLKMYFVAILTGQLRLRRKAFANPEDALRHGGLKFYRRDEDVERCRRLHRNDLECILPFLLIAVLYCQLEPSPAMARFYFRSFFLARVAHTFAYLYALPAPSRSLAYTLGLLPCLSMALKILINVASYW; translated from the exons ATGGCCCTGGACTTCAGCAGTGAGGTTTTCTGCTGCTTCGCCTTCTACgcgatgctgctgctgctgaagaTGTACTTTGTAGCCATACTGACCGGGCAGCTGCGCCTCCGGAGAAAG gcGTTTGCTAACCCGGAGGATGCTCTCCGTCACGGCGGCCTGAAGTTCTATCGGCGGGACGAGGATGTGGAGCGCTGCCGCAG gcTGCACCGCAATGACCTGGAGTGCATCCTACCCTTCCTGTTGATAGCGGTCCTGTACTGCCAGCTGGAGCCCTCGCCCGCCATGGCCAGATTCTACTTCCGCTCCTTCTTCCTGGCCCGGGTGGCACACACATTCGCGTACCTGTACGCCCTGCCAGCACCCTCCCGCTCCCTGGCCTACACCCTAGGTCTGCTGCCCTGCCTCTCCATGGCACTGAAAATACTCATCAACGTAGCCTCCTACTGGTAG